One genomic segment of Longimicrobium sp. includes these proteins:
- a CDS encoding inositol monophosphatase family protein, whose product MIDNLMDFATRTAREAGEITLQHFGHAAVRFKGDGSEVTAADLAAEAYIRDALVQAFPDDGIVGEEGEDTPSRSGRRWIVDPIDGTRSFSSGVPLYCVLLALEVDGTPTLGCAHFPALGETLVAATGAGAWHNGERARVSECDDLAQARMITSGLEYWRDRSTDEDRAGFDRLVKATRFTRTWGDGYGYFLVATGRMDLVCDPIAGSYWDYAPMNVILSEAGGRFTQFDGQPVGAWTSALATNTRLHAAASSILRGA is encoded by the coding sequence ATGATCGACAACCTGATGGACTTCGCCACGCGCACCGCGCGCGAGGCCGGCGAGATCACCCTGCAGCACTTCGGGCACGCGGCCGTCCGCTTCAAGGGCGACGGCAGCGAGGTGACCGCCGCCGACCTCGCCGCCGAGGCGTACATCCGCGACGCGCTCGTCCAGGCGTTTCCCGACGACGGCATCGTGGGCGAAGAGGGTGAGGACACGCCGTCGCGCTCCGGGCGGCGGTGGATCGTGGATCCCATCGACGGAACCCGCTCGTTCAGCTCGGGGGTGCCGCTGTACTGCGTGCTCCTGGCGCTGGAGGTGGACGGCACGCCGACCCTGGGATGCGCCCACTTTCCCGCGCTCGGGGAGACCCTCGTGGCCGCAACGGGCGCCGGCGCCTGGCACAACGGCGAGCGCGCCCGCGTTTCGGAGTGCGACGACCTGGCCCAGGCGCGGATGATCACCTCCGGCCTGGAGTACTGGCGCGACCGATCGACCGACGAAGATCGCGCCGGGTTCGACCGCCTGGTGAAGGCCACCCGCTTCACTCGCACCTGGGGCGACGGCTACGGCTACTTCCTGGTGGCCACCGGCCGCATGGACCTGGTCTGCGATCCCATCGCTGGGTCGTACTGGGACTACGCGCCCATGAACGTCATCCTTTCCGAAGCCGGGGGCCGCTTCACCCAGTTCGACGGCCAGCCCGTCGGCGCGTGGACCTCGGCCCTGGCCACCAACACCCGCCTTCACGCCGCCGCCTCGTCCATCCTCCGCGGCGCGTAA